A genome region from Mesorhizobium sp. B2-1-8 includes the following:
- a CDS encoding LysR family transcriptional regulator, translating to MSVQRRLLPNISALAAFEAVARLGSFTAAAQELDLTQGAVSRQIRLLEDQFGRRLFERDSRNVRLSTAGEIYADAVRSALGQLRDAALGLMSNRHSGILNLAILPTFGTRWLMPMIPNFVESNPDITINFVTRVGRFDFARERLDAAIHYGLPDWPEAHSTLLVRETVAPVVSPEFLAGRAIATPADIGRLPLLHMTTRPGAWTEWFENQGLNAPTGPGMQFEQFGTAAQACMAGLGVALLPLLLIDGELQRGQLVPAPGQPMQSRSAYYLVVPHDKRGYPPAASFRDWLLGQLDKEPAVLAW from the coding sequence ATGAGTGTTCAGCGCCGCCTTTTGCCCAACATCAGCGCCCTCGCTGCCTTCGAGGCGGTGGCCCGGCTTGGGTCCTTCACCGCCGCCGCGCAGGAGCTTGACTTGACCCAGGGCGCTGTCAGCCGGCAGATCAGGCTATTGGAGGATCAGTTCGGCCGCCGATTGTTCGAGCGCGACAGCCGCAACGTCCGCCTGTCGACGGCAGGCGAAATCTATGCCGACGCGGTACGCTCGGCACTTGGCCAATTGCGCGACGCAGCGCTCGGATTGATGAGCAATCGACATAGCGGTATCCTGAACCTGGCCATTTTGCCGACCTTCGGCACGCGCTGGCTGATGCCGATGATCCCCAATTTCGTCGAAAGCAATCCCGACATCACCATCAACTTCGTAACCCGCGTCGGCCGCTTCGACTTCGCCAGGGAGAGGCTGGATGCGGCCATCCACTACGGCTTGCCGGACTGGCCGGAAGCCCACTCGACGCTTCTGGTACGCGAAACCGTGGCGCCGGTGGTGTCGCCGGAATTCCTCGCCGGCCGCGCCATCGCCACGCCGGCCGACATCGGTCGTTTGCCGCTGCTGCACATGACGACCCGCCCCGGCGCATGGACGGAATGGTTCGAAAATCAGGGGCTGAACGCGCCGACCGGACCCGGCATGCAGTTCGAGCAGTTCGGCACCGCCGCCCAGGCCTGCATGGCGGGACTTGGCGTGGCGCTCCTGCCGCTGCTTCTCATCGACGGCGAATTGCAGCGCGGCCAGCTTGTGCCGGCGCCCGGCCAGCCGATGCAAAGCCGCAGCGCCTATTACCTCGTCGTCCCCCACGACAAGCGCGGTTATCCACCGGCTGCCAGCTTTCGAGACTGGCTGCTGGGCCAACTCGACAAGGAACCGGCTGTTCTGGCGTGGTAG